A genomic window from Gossypium hirsutum isolate 1008001.06 chromosome D12, Gossypium_hirsutum_v2.1, whole genome shotgun sequence includes:
- the LOC107946925 gene encoding E3 ubiquitin-protein ligase HOS1, with translation MEKPEINGPLFRSSSISNGGTFRSASPVLSLQPNFSSQAVQEALEHLASIDLSELFNEAKIEYCRATRDLRSCSRYVQYALNSCGHASLCAECSQRCDCCPICRTPLIKSGNSRFRLRLFDECIDAGLISRRCDERFQDKEDRDNQLTADVQRLYSFFDVALENNLVSLVCHYVTDVCMDETAVSSDVVTALLLDEKVVKDWVKRTFKNMATELQRIYYLEIEEMKNRLGLLLKFSVRLTSLSSVLEVLESSFKGRLSAELHDLHHLQESILKTKQHLEITMWCIRHHFLEQVRSRHADFTSWRNHVRERKSAAIVRAWPPPDVLDLSTNSTGQEASLFIEDALENLDIYEKIGDESDFAFLQKNGALSFLQSKIGGITGYYPFESLRAAVDILFLRGGSDLVVAKQAIFVYYLFDRHWSRPKEEWRDIVDDFAASFGINRHSLLESFIFCLLDDHSDEALLESCQLLPEISGPETHPKIAQVLLERQNPKAGQMVIRWSGRDGGSQLVSLSEAVTIVRVKVECGLLTEAFTYQRMLCAKVREKKFKYELSGDAFDDLKGQSRSWMDWLEALVTEFCCLCIRRNMVDRIIELPWNGEEEKYIHKCLLDCASDDPTTSIGSLLVVFYLQRYRYVEAYQVNVKLWSLEEDFISTHSGDEEFLEALSRMESHRQRRKKLVDKGIELLPEVLQQQVKTGTLPDIVVASGQEDEMPTRSGSPKSASLLVPSTSDSVVLRPDHMVTPLRPPVSEIPRILDGYVNNSRVEAGNHGSTSILQGRLFADAGVSNVEIGKNFNFDNISGPGIHRVNPTYATPLKGINQSSSRELSNRHLRQKQSDKIISEGEQNGFVSQVHSPSPPYSRRVTANPASTPSSNFGLFKGAANNLSSNISGKRGQSDRDDGGWNVPPTEDVMDVSWSHRERSFEDRNAHVGLRWRSDETSDDEEQCPDRTMEVGATPVRGHRRRRFTRR, from the exons ATGGAGAAACCGGAAATCAACGGTCCTCTTTTCCGTTCGAGCTCAATAAGCAATGGCGGCACCTTTAGGTCAGCAAGTCCCGTTCTTTCTCTTCAACCCAACTTCAGTAGCCAAGCCGTTCAG gAAGCTTTGGAACACTTGGCATCTATCGACCTTAGTGAGTTATTCAATGAGGCGAAAATTGAGTACTGTCGAGCAACTAGAGACTTAAGAAGCTGTAGTCGATATGTACAGTATGCGTTGAACTCATGTGGACATGCTTCTCTTTGTGCGGAATGTAGTCAACGCTGTGATTGTTGTCCAATTTGTAGAACCCCATTGATAAAAAGTGGTAACAGTAGATTTCGTCTTCGCCTTTTTGATGAATGCATAGATGCTGGCCTCATCTCTAGAAGATGTGATGAGAGGTTTCAAGATAAAGAAGATAGAGATAATCAACTCACTGCTGATGTTCAACGACTTTATTCGTTTTTTGATGTAGCCTTGGAGAATAACTTGGTTTCGTTGGTCTGTCATT ATGTTACAGATGTATGTATGGATGAAACTGCTGTTTCCAGTGATGTTGTCACTGCTTTGTTGCTGGATGAGAAGGTTGTTAAGGATTGGGTCAAGCGGACATTTAAAAACATGGCAACAGAACTTCAGCGTATAT ATTATCTTGAGATAGAAGAGATGAAAAATCGGTTGGGTTTGCTTCTAAAATTTTCTGTACGTCTGACCAGTTTATCCAGTGTACTTGAAGTTTTGGAGTCTTCTTTCAAGGGCCGTCTTTCAGCAGAGCTTCATGACTTGCACCACCTTCAAGAGAGTATATTGAAGACAAAGCAG catCTTGAGATCACAATGTGGTGTATAAGGCACCACTTCTTGGAACAAGTGAGGTCTCGTCATGCTGATTTCACATCCTGGCGTAATCATGTCCGTGAAAGGAAATCAGCTGCAATCGTGCGGGCGTGGCCTCCTCCTGATGTGTTAGATCTCTCAACCAACTCCACTGGACAGGAAGCTTCTCTTTTCATTGAGGATGCACTAGAAAATCTTGACATATACGAGAAGATAGGAGACGAGTCAGATTTTGCATTTTTGCAGAAGAATGGCGCCTTGTCCTTTCTTCAGTCTAAAATAGGTGGAATTACAGGATATTATCCTTTTGAAAGTCTTCGAGCTGCTGTGGATATCCTCTTTCTACGTGGTGGTTCTGATTTGGTGGTTGCCAAGCAAGCGATT TTTGTGTATTACCTGTTTGATCGGCATTGGAGTAGGCCGAAGGAAGAATGGAGGGACATTGTTGATGACTTTGCAGCCTCCTTTGGCATCAACAGGCATTCCTTACTTGAGTCATTCATTTTCTGTCTTCTGGATGACCACTCAGATGAAGCTTTACTG GAATCTTGTCAACTTCTCCCTGAGATCTCTGGCCCAGAAACTCATCCAAAGATTGCACAAGTTCTGTTAGAAAGGCAGAATCCTAAGGCAGGGCAAATGGTGATACGCTGGTCTGGTCGTGATGGCGGATCACAGTTGGTTTCACTTAGTGAGGCTGTTACTATTGTTCGGGTGAAAGTGGAGTGTGGACTTTTGACAGAAGCATTTACATATCAGCGAATGCTCTGTGCAAAAGTCCGGGAAAAGAAGTTCAAGTATGAACTCAGTGGCGATGCATTTGATGACTTGAAAGGTCAAAGCAGGTCCTGGATGGACTGGTTAGAAGCATTGGTCACCGAATTTTGTTGTTTATGTATTAGGAGGAATATGGTTGATCGAATAATTGAGTTACCATGGAATGGTGAGGAGGAGAAATATATACACAAATGCCTGTTAGATTGTGCCAGTGATGACCCGACAACTAGTATTGGAAGTCTCCTTGTTGTATTCTATCTTCAG CGGTATCGATATGTTGAGGCATATCAAGTCAATGTTAAACTTTGGAGCTTGGAAGAAGACTTCATTTCAACTCATTCTGGCGATGAAGAATTTCTAGAAGCTCTATCAAGAATGGAATCACATCGTCAGAGGAGAAAAAAATTGGTT GATAAAGGCATAGAATTGCTTCCCGAAGTCCTACAACAACAAGTAAAGACGGGAACATTGCCTGATATAGTAGTTGCTTCTGGCCAAGAGGATGAAATGCCAACAAGATCTGGTTCTCCAAAATCAGCAAGTTTGTTGGTTCCGTCCACTTCTGATTCTGTTGTTCTACGACCAGACCATATGGTGACTCCTTTGAGACCACCCGTTTCTGAAATTCCTAGAATATTGGATGGGTATGTCAACAATTCTCGTGTTGAAGCTGGTAACCATGGATCTACATCAATACTCCAGGGGAGATTATTTGCAGATGCAGGAGTATCAAATGTTGAAATTGGCAAAAACTTCAATTTTGATAACATCTCAGGTCCCGGAATTCATCGAGTAAATCCCACATATGCTACACCATTAAAAGGTATCAATCAGAGTTCATCAAGAGAGCTTTCAAACAGACACCTACGACAAAAACAATCTGATAAAATCATTTCAGAGGGTGAGCAAAATGGGTTTGTTAGCCAAGTTCACAGTCCAAGTCCTCCTTATTCCCGAAGAGTGACGGCTAATCCTGCTTCTACACCTAGCAGTAACTTTGGATTGTTTAAAGGTGCCGCAAATAACTTAAGTTCAAATATTTCTGGTAAGAGGGGTCAATCAGATAGAGATGACGGGGGGTGGAATGTACCTCCTACTGAAGACGTAATGGATGTCTCTTGGAG CCATAGGGAGAGATCTTTTGAGGACAGAAATGCACATGTGGGGCTAAGATGGAGATCTGATGAAACGAGCGATGACGAAGAACAGTGCCCCGACAGAACCATGGAAGTTGGTGCAACCCCTGTAAGGGGACATAGAAGGAGGAGATTCACGAGAAGATGA
- the LOC107946923 gene encoding transcription factor KUA1, translating to MTRRCSHCSHNGHNSRTCPNRGVKLFGVRLTDGLVRKSASMSNLSQFAGSNSAGHNGNGSGSPGEGPDHADGYASEDFVPGSSSSRDRKKGVPWTEEEHRMFLLGLQKLGKGDWRGISRNYVISRTPTQVASHAQKYFIRQSNVSRRKRRSSLFDIVADESGDTPMVSPDLFTANHPLDETQSTDPLPIPPPLDEDDESMDSNNSNDGEPVPHPTSEISEPCYPVVYPAYFPPFYPFSFPYWMGYNTEPTKTDTHEVVKPTAVHSKSPINVDELVGMSKLSLGESIGDNGPSSLSLKLDGSSRQSAFHANPSSRNSSGSPIHAV from the exons ATGACGCGTCGCTGCTCGCATTGCAGCCACAACGGGCACAACTCCAGAACCTGCCCGAATCGTGGTGTCAAGTTGTTCGGAGTTCGGTTGACTGACGGGTTGGTTCGGAAGAGTGCCAGTATGAGTAACTTATCCCAATTCGCCGGGTCCAATTCTGCCGGGCATAACGGGAATGGGTCGGGTTCGCCCGGTGAAGGTCCGGATCACGCCGATGGTTATGCTTCCGAGGATTTTGTCCCTGGATCGTCTTCGAGTCGTGATAGGAAAAAAG GTGTTCCATGGACTGAAGAGGAGCATCGTATGTTTCTACTTGGACTGCAAAAACTTGGGAAAGGTGATTGGCGTGGAATCTCTCGCAATTATGTTATATCAAGGACTCCTACTCAAGTGGCTAGCCATGCTCAGAAATATTTCATCAGGCAGTCCAACGTTTCTAGGAGAAAAAGACGTTCCAGCCTTTTTGATATTGTAGCAGATGAA TCGGGTGACACACCAATGGTATCACCGGATTTGTTCACTGCAAACCACCCACTGGATGAAACGCAGAGCACTGACCCGTTGCCTATTCCTCCTCCATTGGATGAAGACGACGAATCAATGGATTCCAACAACTCAAATGATGGGGAACCAGTTCCTCATCCAACATCGGAGATCTCCGAACCCTGTTACCCAGTAGTATATCCTGCTTACTTCCCACCATTCtatccattttcatttccatattGGATGGGTTACAACACAGAACCAACCAAGACCGACACGCATGAAGTGGTGAAGCCAACAGCAGTACATTCAAAGAGCCCGATCAACGTGGATGAGCTGGTGGGCATGTCGAAACTGAGCTTGGGAGAATCTATCGGTGATAATGGCCCATCCTCACTTTCATTGAAACTTGATGGTTCATCCAGACAGTCTGCATTCCATGCCAATCCGTCGTCACGTAATTCAAGTGGGAGTCCAATCCATGCAGTTTAG
- the LOC107946926 gene encoding uncharacterized protein, which yields METATIKSRPLHNLNRRRSPEYDSGYNSLRPERVGSRSTRIHRLSFCPPLIPIKLAHGEKEAKQKQRAEESLEPQKNKPDEEGEEVAVQRPWNLRPRKMVTVETSAAAATTVPPEKTTETAAPKSTRSRVLAENGGVVEKKEKRKFRIALSKDEIEEDIFALTGARPARRPKKRPKNIEKQLDNVFPGLWLVGLTPEAYRIVDAAPNKK from the exons ATGGAAACTGCAACTATAAAGTCACGGCCCTTGCACAACTTAAACCGCCGCCGTTCACCTGAATACGATTCCGGCTACAACAGTTTGCGTCCGGAACGTGTTGGATCACGCTCTACCCGCATTCACCGCTTAAGCTTTTGTCCTCCACTGATACCCATTAAACTAGCTCACGGAGAAAAAGAAGCAAAGCAAAAACAAAGAGCAGAAGAGTCGTTAGAGCCGCAAAAAAATAAGCCCGACGAAGAAGGGGAGGAGGTTGCAGTACAGCGACCTTGGAATTTGAGGCCGAGGAAGATGGTGACGGTGGAGACGTCCGCGGCGGCAGCGACAACGGTGCCGCCAGAAAAGACTACTGAAACAGCGGCCCCGAAGTCAACTAGATCAAGGGTTTTGGCTGAAAATGGAGGGGTtgtagaaaagaaagagaaaagaaagtttcGTATAGCTTTATcgaaggatgaaattgaagaagATATCTTTGCCTTGACAGGAGCAAGGCCCGCTAGAAGGCCCAAAAAAAGGCCCAAGAACATTGAGAAACAGCTTGAT AATGTTTTTCCTGGGTTATGGCTAGTTGGCTTGACGCCTGAAGCTTACCGTATCGTTGATGCTGCTCCTAATAAG AAATAG